The following proteins come from a genomic window of Candidatus Bipolaricaulis sibiricus:
- a CDS encoding Methylated-DNA--protein-cysteine methyltransferase, with the protein MGWTVIPTAWGEFRADLDGGHLVELRFPGSSVGEPAAPSPLQERLSDQLAAYLAGAGTAFDLPLRLRGTAFQKSVWRELLRVPYGTTITYGELAARIGRPHAARAVGQAVGANPVPIVVPCHRVLPAGGGLGGFGPGLEWKERLLALEGAGS; encoded by the coding sequence ATGGGTTGGACGGTGATTCCCACCGCGTGGGGGGAGTTCCGGGCGGACCTCGACGGAGGTCACCTCGTCGAGCTGCGGTTCCCCGGTTCTTCGGTCGGAGAGCCCGCCGCCCCGTCTCCCCTCCAGGAGCGGCTTTCGGATCAGCTCGCGGCGTACCTGGCCGGCGCGGGCACGGCGTTCGACCTTCCCCTTCGCCTTCGCGGAACGGCGTTCCAGAAGTCCGTGTGGCGCGAACTGCTGCGAGTCCCCTACGGGACCACGATCACCTACGGAGAGCTGGCAGCGCGGATCGGACGTCCTCATGCCGCCCGGGCGGTTGGACAGGCCGTTGGAGCGAACCCTGTGCCGATCGTGGTCCCCTGCCACCGGGTCCTGCCCGCGGGCGGAGGGCTCGGCGGTTTCGGACCCGGGCTGGAGTGGAAGGAGCGGCTCCTCGCGCTCGAGGGCGCTGGTTCGTGA
- a CDS encoding Branched-chain amino acid transport ATP-binding protein LivG: MAELLEGVGLVRAFGRRRAVDGITVEFRTGKVTGLLGPNGAGKTTTLYLLVGFLRPTGGAVRLDGREITRFPFFRRARAGIHYLPQEPSVFLRTSVRGNLRLALEGLGLPWNGQVDAVVAELGLAGLLSRSVGKLSAGERRKVEIARALVARPAFLLLDEPFSGVDPLTVAELAALLRRLAGSGIGIAICDHNVRDTLRITDWAYLIHQGRLLCAGTPDEIVADAQARLAYLGDDFSL; this comes from the coding sequence TTGGCCGAGCTCCTTGAGGGCGTCGGCCTCGTCCGGGCGTTCGGCCGCCGCCGCGCGGTGGATGGGATCACCGTCGAGTTCAGAACAGGGAAGGTCACGGGGCTTCTCGGCCCCAACGGTGCGGGCAAGACGACGACCCTCTACCTGCTCGTGGGGTTCCTCCGTCCGACGGGGGGGGCGGTGCGGCTCGATGGGCGCGAGATCACTCGGTTCCCGTTCTTCCGCCGGGCGCGGGCGGGGATCCACTACCTTCCCCAGGAGCCGTCGGTCTTTCTGCGCACGTCGGTGCGAGGAAACCTGCGACTGGCACTGGAGGGGCTGGGGCTCCCGTGGAACGGGCAGGTTGACGCAGTGGTGGCGGAGCTGGGGCTCGCCGGCCTGCTCAGCCGTTCCGTGGGGAAGCTGTCGGCGGGTGAGCGGCGCAAGGTCGAGATCGCCCGGGCCCTCGTAGCCCGCCCGGCGTTCCTGCTTCTCGACGAGCCGTTCTCAGGGGTCGATCCGCTCACGGTGGCGGAGCTGGCCGCGTTGCTGCGCCGGCTGGCCGGCTCCGGAATCGGCATCGCGATCTGCGATCACAACGTCCGCGACACCCTGCGGATCACGGATTGGGCGTACCTGATCCATCAGGGAAGGCTCCTCTGCGCGGGGACGCCCGACGAGATCGTTGCGGATGCTCAAGCGCGTCTGGCGTACCTCGGCGACGATTTCTCGCTGTAG
- a CDS encoding CTP synthase codes for MAKYVFVTGGVVSGLGKGVLTASLGCLLQARGVKVTLQKVDPYLNVDAGTMNPYEHGEVFVTRDGLETDLDIGHYERFLGQDLGTANYLTTGRVYRDVISRERAGDYLGHTVQVIPHITDEIKRRVRGAAEATGAEVVVVEVGGTVGDIEGLPYLEAIRQLRDELPRSDVAVVHLAYVPILSTTQELKTKPTQHSVKELRTAGIQPDFIVARCPVELPAGLRDKIALFCDVPRGHVIAGRDLATIYGVPLAMREEGLDTKLLARLDRAAGEEDLTAWREFVARLEHPARTVRIGIVGKYVELHDAYLSIIEALHHAGAALATRVEVGWIPSSLVEREGARALAGFAGLLIPGGFGERGVEGKVFAAGYARRAGVPYFGICLGMQVATIAFARDVLGWARANSSEFDPGTPYPVIDLLPEQGAVTAKGGTMRRGEYTMEIIPGTRVHAAYGATVVGERHRHRYEFNPLYREAFERGGLRLSALSPDGQLVEAVEAADHPWYVGVQYHPEFRSRPLEPHPLFVGFVQACLS; via the coding sequence GTGGCCAAGTACGTGTTCGTCACCGGTGGCGTGGTGTCCGGCCTGGGGAAAGGGGTGCTCACCGCGTCCCTGGGGTGCCTCCTCCAAGCCCGCGGGGTGAAGGTGACCCTGCAGAAGGTGGACCCGTATCTGAACGTAGACGCAGGGACGATGAACCCCTACGAACACGGCGAGGTGTTCGTGACGCGGGACGGCCTGGAGACGGACCTCGACATCGGGCACTACGAGCGGTTCCTCGGCCAGGACCTTGGGACGGCGAACTACCTTACCACGGGTCGGGTGTACCGCGACGTGATCTCCCGCGAGCGGGCCGGCGACTACCTCGGGCACACCGTGCAGGTCATCCCCCACATCACGGACGAGATCAAGCGCCGCGTTCGAGGTGCTGCCGAGGCCACGGGAGCCGAGGTGGTGGTGGTCGAGGTCGGGGGCACGGTGGGCGACATCGAGGGTCTGCCCTACCTCGAGGCGATTCGTCAGCTGAGGGACGAGCTCCCGCGGTCCGATGTGGCGGTCGTGCACTTGGCGTACGTGCCGATCCTGTCGACGACGCAGGAGCTGAAGACCAAGCCCACCCAACACTCCGTCAAGGAGCTCCGCACCGCCGGGATCCAGCCCGACTTCATCGTCGCACGGTGTCCGGTGGAGCTGCCGGCGGGGCTGCGCGACAAGATCGCCCTGTTCTGCGACGTTCCCCGGGGGCACGTCATCGCGGGTCGCGACCTGGCGACGATCTACGGCGTTCCCCTGGCGATGCGAGAGGAGGGCCTGGACACGAAGCTCCTTGCTCGGCTCGATCGTGCGGCCGGCGAGGAGGACCTCACCGCATGGCGGGAGTTCGTCGCGCGGCTCGAGCACCCTGCGCGAACCGTGCGCATCGGCATCGTCGGCAAGTACGTCGAGCTCCACGACGCGTACCTATCGATCATCGAAGCGCTCCACCACGCGGGGGCGGCACTGGCGACGCGGGTCGAGGTGGGATGGATTCCCTCGTCCCTGGTGGAGCGGGAGGGAGCGCGGGCGCTGGCCGGGTTCGCGGGCCTGCTCATTCCAGGCGGGTTCGGCGAACGGGGGGTCGAAGGAAAGGTGTTCGCGGCGGGGTACGCGCGGCGGGCAGGGGTGCCGTACTTCGGGATTTGTCTGGGGATGCAGGTCGCGACGATCGCGTTCGCCCGAGACGTTCTGGGATGGGCCCGGGCCAATTCGAGCGAGTTCGACCCGGGCACTCCGTACCCGGTGATTGACCTCCTTCCCGAGCAGGGGGCGGTCACTGCGAAGGGAGGAACGATGCGGCGGGGCGAGTACACGATGGAGATCATCCCCGGGACCCGCGTGCATGCGGCCTACGGGGCGACGGTCGTCGGGGAACGGCACCGGCACCGCTACGAGTTCAACCCGCTGTACCGCGAGGCCTTTGAACGGGGGGGACTGCGTCTGTCCGCCCTGTCCCCGGATGGGCAGCTCGTGGAGGCCGTCGAAGCAGCAGATCACCCGTGGTACGTCGGCGTTCAGTACCACCCTGAGTTCCGATCTCGCCCGTTGGAGCCGCACCCGTTGTTCGTGGGGTTCGTCCAAGCATGCCTGTCGTAG
- a CDS encoding Oligopeptide transport ATP-binding protein OppD has protein sequence MPLVELRDLHTYFYTEDGVVKAVDGVSFAIEPERTLGVVGESGCGKSVTALSIMGLVPMPPGKITAGEILFHRNGRPIRLTSLNPKGREYRSIRGKEIAMIFQEPMTSLNPVFTIGYQIMEAIRLHQKASKKEARTRAIEVLRQVGIPLPEQRVDEYPHQLSGGMRQRAMIAMALSCNPSLLIADEPTTALDVTIQAQVLDLMRDIQQKFRTSIMFITHNLGVVAEMCQDVVVMYLGKVVEQAPVGPLFHTPKHPYTQGLLHSIPSLATKKQRLEPITGVVPDPLDAPPGCPFNPRCPHVMEVCTKEMPPLISVGPEHKAACWLYKETA, from the coding sequence GTGCCCCTCGTCGAGCTCCGCGACCTCCACACCTACTTCTACACCGAAGACGGCGTCGTCAAAGCCGTGGACGGTGTGTCGTTCGCCATCGAACCCGAGCGCACCCTGGGTGTGGTCGGCGAGTCGGGGTGCGGCAAGAGCGTCACCGCCCTGTCGATCATGGGCCTTGTCCCGATGCCGCCAGGGAAGATCACCGCGGGAGAGATCCTGTTCCACCGGAACGGTCGCCCGATCCGTCTCACCTCGCTCAACCCCAAGGGCCGCGAGTACCGCTCGATCCGGGGTAAGGAGATCGCGATGATCTTCCAGGAGCCGATGACCTCGCTGAACCCGGTGTTCACGATCGGCTACCAGATCATGGAGGCGATCCGGCTCCATCAGAAGGCAAGCAAGAAGGAGGCCCGCACTCGGGCCATCGAGGTTCTGCGTCAGGTGGGAATCCCTCTTCCCGAGCAGCGGGTAGACGAGTACCCGCACCAGCTATCGGGTGGGATGCGTCAACGAGCGATGATCGCGATGGCCTTGTCCTGCAACCCGTCCCTCCTCATCGCCGATGAGCCGACCACCGCGCTCGATGTGACGATCCAGGCCCAGGTTCTGGACCTGATGCGGGACATCCAGCAGAAGTTCCGCACGTCGATCATGTTCATCACCCACAACCTCGGGGTGGTGGCCGAGATGTGCCAGGACGTGGTGGTCATGTACCTGGGGAAGGTCGTCGAGCAGGCGCCCGTCGGCCCCCTGTTCCACACCCCGAAGCACCCCTACACCCAAGGGCTCCTCCACTCCATCCCGTCGCTGGCCACCAAGAAGCAGCGGCTGGAGCCGATCACCGGCGTCGTCCCCGACCCGCTGGACGCTCCTCCAGGCTGTCCGTTCAACCCCCGCTGCCCGCACGTGATGGAGGTCTGCACGAAGGAGATGCCCCCGCTGATCTCGGTGGGCCCCGAACATAAGGCCGCGTGTTGGCTGTACAAGGAGACGGCATGA
- a CDS encoding Oligopeptide transport ATP-binding protein OppF, whose protein sequence is MTGEMSPNDGVLLRVTGLKKYFPVKKGVFRRTVGWVKAVDDVDMFIPQGETLGLVGESGCGKTTCSRTILRLIEPSAGEVWFRSKTLGEMVNVTTLPRRQMKLLRREMQIIFQDPYSSLNPRMTVGSIIGEPLLVHRVARGAAMRKRVAELLDAVGLKPEHMRRYPHEFSGGQRQRIGIARALALDPQLVVCDEPVSALDVSIQAQVLNLLEDLQANFGLTYLFVAHDLSVVKHISDRVAVMYLGVIVELAPTETLFTHPLHPYTEALLSAVPVPDPDYESDRILLQGDVPSPVNPPSGCRFHPRCSYAKEICSQKIPDWVDYGDKHFAACHFATSLSLRGVKVA, encoded by the coding sequence ATGACCGGTGAGATGAGCCCCAACGACGGCGTCCTGCTACGCGTCACCGGCCTCAAGAAGTACTTCCCCGTCAAGAAGGGCGTCTTCCGTCGTACGGTGGGCTGGGTCAAGGCCGTGGACGACGTGGACATGTTCATTCCCCAAGGGGAGACGCTCGGTCTGGTCGGTGAGTCGGGCTGCGGCAAGACCACCTGCAGCCGAACCATTCTGCGCCTGATCGAGCCGTCCGCCGGCGAAGTTTGGTTCCGGTCCAAGACCCTGGGCGAGATGGTCAACGTGACCACCCTCCCCCGACGCCAGATGAAACTCCTGCGGCGGGAGATGCAGATCATCTTCCAGGACCCGTACTCATCGCTGAACCCCCGGATGACGGTCGGATCGATCATCGGGGAACCCCTCCTCGTTCACCGAGTGGCACGAGGCGCAGCGATGCGCAAGCGCGTGGCCGAGCTACTGGACGCGGTGGGCCTCAAGCCGGAGCACATGCGACGCTACCCCCACGAGTTCTCCGGCGGTCAACGGCAGCGAATCGGGATCGCCCGGGCCCTCGCCCTCGACCCACAGCTTGTGGTGTGCGACGAGCCCGTGTCGGCGTTGGACGTCTCGATCCAAGCCCAAGTCCTGAACCTGCTCGAGGACCTTCAGGCGAACTTCGGGCTCACCTACCTGTTCGTGGCCCACGACCTGTCCGTGGTGAAGCACATCTCCGACCGCGTGGCGGTGATGTACCTCGGGGTGATCGTCGAGCTGGCGCCGACCGAGACCCTGTTCACCCACCCTCTCCATCCGTACACCGAGGCCCTGCTCTCCGCCGTTCCCGTGCCCGACCCCGACTACGAGTCGGATCGGATCCTCCTGCAGGGGGACGTGCCGAGCCCGGTCAACCCGCCGTCGGGGTGCCGGTTCCACCCGCGTTGCTCCTACGCCAAGGAGATCTGTTCCCAGAAGATCCCCGACTGGGTGGACTACGGGGACAAGCACTTCGCCGCCTGCCACTTCGCGACCTCGCTCTCCCTGCGCGGGGTCAAGGTGGCATGA
- a CDS encoding Nucleoside 5-triphosphatase RdgB (dHAPTP, dITP, XTP-specific), which produces MNVLIGTKNVGKIREVLAIMGQIPGVEWLTPAEVPVPDVPETGTTFLDNALLKVRAIAAATGRATLAEDSGLEVDALGGAPGVRSARYAGDPPDYDANNRKLLAALAGVTDRRARFRTVAALALPDGRCWTAEGVLEGTIADAPRGTGGFGYDPLFVPRGETRTLAELAPEEKNALSHRRRALEGLRPLLAQLAAQSSPSGSDLCS; this is translated from the coding sequence ATGAACGTTCTGATCGGCACGAAAAACGTCGGGAAGATACGGGAAGTTCTCGCCATCATGGGGCAAATCCCGGGCGTTGAATGGCTCACCCCGGCTGAGGTTCCGGTTCCCGACGTCCCCGAGACGGGAACCACGTTTCTCGACAACGCCCTGCTCAAGGTGCGGGCAATCGCCGCCGCCACCGGACGGGCGACCCTTGCCGAGGACTCCGGGCTCGAGGTCGACGCGCTCGGCGGAGCGCCGGGAGTGCGCTCGGCACGGTATGCGGGCGACCCCCCCGACTACGATGCAAACAACCGGAAGCTCCTCGCCGCCCTCGCCGGGGTCACCGACCGCCGGGCCCGGTTCCGAACCGTGGCCGCCCTCGCTCTCCCCGACGGCCGGTGCTGGACGGCCGAAGGGGTCTTGGAGGGAACGATCGCCGACGCCCCGCGGGGCACGGGCGGGTTCGGGTACGACCCCCTGTTCGTCCCCAGGGGCGAGACGCGGACCCTGGCCGAGCTAGCACCTGAGGAGAAGAACGCCCTCTCCCACCGCCGGCGAGCCCTCGAGGGACTTCGCCCCCTCCTCGCCCAGCTTGCCGCGCAGTCCTCGCCCTCGGGGTCAGATCTTTGTTCTTAG
- a CDS encoding Chaperone protein DnaJ — translation MPQDYYQVLGVDRGASPDEIKRAFRRLAKECHPDACQGDKKEAERKFRKIAEAYEVLSDPQKRAQYDRFGHAGPDQGFDFGPGDFRRTREAFGEFFGGRGFEDLFSMFFGEGMRTRERTGRAQRGEDLEYRVRLSLEDAAFGAKLRATAARYASCERCRGSGLAPGTKLVTCPTCKGRGQIEYRQSSMFGMFVNVRACPECGGAGELAESPCPSCGGHGRVREKAEITIEVPGGVEDGARLRLAGQGNAGVAGGPPGDLYVTVEIQPHPVFRRRGQDLEVDLPVHYGTLALGGTVKVPTLDGQADLKIPAGTDPDAVLTVPGQGLPRGRRRGDLLVRLKVVVPKKLSRQQKRLLEELTSSLPPTELPSR, via the coding sequence GTGCCCCAGGACTACTACCAGGTTCTCGGCGTGGACCGCGGGGCCTCGCCCGACGAGATCAAGCGTGCCTTCCGCCGCCTGGCCAAGGAGTGCCACCCCGACGCCTGCCAGGGCGACAAGAAGGAGGCGGAGCGGAAGTTCCGCAAGATCGCCGAGGCGTACGAGGTGCTCTCCGACCCCCAGAAGCGGGCCCAGTACGACCGATTCGGGCACGCGGGTCCGGACCAAGGGTTCGACTTCGGGCCCGGCGACTTCCGCCGGACCCGGGAGGCGTTCGGCGAGTTCTTCGGCGGCCGGGGGTTCGAGGACCTGTTCAGCATGTTCTTCGGGGAGGGGATGCGGACCCGGGAGCGGACGGGCCGCGCCCAGCGGGGTGAGGACCTCGAGTACCGGGTGCGGCTGTCGCTCGAGGATGCGGCGTTCGGGGCCAAGCTGCGGGCGACCGCGGCCCGCTACGCCTCTTGCGAACGGTGCCGCGGGTCTGGCCTCGCCCCGGGAACGAAGCTTGTGACGTGCCCGACCTGCAAGGGGCGCGGCCAGATCGAGTACCGCCAGAGCTCGATGTTTGGGATGTTCGTGAACGTCCGGGCCTGTCCCGAGTGCGGGGGGGCAGGCGAGCTCGCCGAGTCCCCCTGCCCGAGCTGCGGCGGCCACGGGCGGGTGCGGGAGAAGGCGGAGATCACGATCGAGGTGCCCGGGGGGGTCGAGGACGGGGCCCGGCTGCGCCTCGCGGGCCAGGGGAACGCGGGGGTGGCCGGGGGGCCGCCCGGGGACCTGTACGTCACGGTGGAGATCCAGCCCCACCCCGTGTTCCGGCGCCGCGGTCAGGACCTGGAGGTGGACCTCCCCGTCCACTACGGCACGCTCGCCCTGGGAGGAACGGTGAAGGTGCCGACCCTCGACGGCCAGGCCGACCTCAAGATCCCGGCCGGAACCGATCCCGATGCCGTGCTGACCGTGCCCGGCCAGGGTCTGCCCCGTGGCCGGCGGCGGGGCGATCTTCTCGTACGGTTGAAGGTTGTGGTTCCCAAGAAGCTCTCCCGTCAGCAGAAGAGGCTCCTCGAGGAGCTGACGAGCTCGCTCCCCCCTACCGAGCTGCCGTCCAGGTAG
- a CDS encoding Chaperone protein DnaK, protein MTDKEKIIGIDLGTTFSCGALVRGGRPEVLLNAEGERITPSAVAFTDSGEVLVGQLARRQAVLNPTRTVLSVKRKMGTDWRIKVTAGGRTEEYTPEQISAFILQKIKRDAEELLGTKITKAVITVPAYFNNLQRQATKDAGKIAGLEVLRIINEPTAAALAYGLDKNKEQKILVYDLGGGTFDVSILDIGEGVFEVVASDGDTQLGGDDFDRRIVEWLVAEFKADTGMDVRNDPQAMQRLRDAAEAAKKELSSRMEARISLPYLSADAKGPKHLERTLTRSKFEAMISDYLEKTMRIVDAALQAAKLGDKDIEQVVLVGGSTRIPKVQELVAAKFGKAKVNKDINPDEVVALGAAIQAAVLAGDMQSLVLLDVTPLTLSIETLGGVATPLIERNTTIPVEKTKTFTTADDFQTQVEIHVVQGERKMAADNKSLGRFQLTDLPPAPRGVPQIDVTFQIDADGILNVTAKDKATGKSASIEIRETSRLTEAEIERMRKDAEEHAEEDRRRVEEVETRNQADALVHTVEKTVGELGDKVPAAKRGEIEAAIRSLREKLDSRADVGAIRAGMEELKRLAGEVATAAYQAAGQTTRTDTGQPGTGDYIPYDKEDKE, encoded by the coding sequence GTGACGGACAAAGAGAAGATCATCGGCATTGACCTCGGGACGACGTTCTCCTGCGGCGCGCTCGTGCGCGGCGGGCGACCCGAGGTGTTGTTGAACGCGGAAGGCGAACGGATCACGCCGTCGGCGGTGGCGTTCACGGACTCGGGCGAGGTCCTCGTCGGGCAGCTCGCCCGCCGCCAGGCGGTGCTCAACCCGACCCGCACCGTGCTCTCCGTGAAGCGGAAGATGGGCACGGACTGGCGGATCAAGGTGACCGCCGGTGGGCGAACGGAGGAGTACACACCCGAGCAGATCTCGGCGTTCATCCTCCAGAAGATCAAGCGCGACGCGGAGGAGCTTCTCGGGACGAAGATCACGAAGGCGGTGATCACCGTCCCCGCCTATTTCAACAACCTCCAGCGCCAGGCGACCAAAGACGCCGGAAAGATCGCCGGGCTCGAGGTCTTGCGGATCATCAACGAGCCCACCGCGGCCGCGCTGGCGTACGGGTTGGACAAGAATAAGGAGCAGAAGATCCTCGTCTACGACCTCGGGGGCGGGACGTTCGACGTGTCGATCCTCGACATCGGGGAAGGCGTGTTCGAAGTCGTGGCGAGCGACGGAGACACGCAGCTCGGCGGCGACGACTTCGACCGGCGGATCGTGGAGTGGCTCGTGGCTGAGTTCAAGGCCGATACGGGCATGGACGTTCGGAACGACCCCCAAGCGATGCAGCGGCTGCGCGACGCGGCCGAGGCGGCGAAGAAGGAGCTGTCGAGCCGGATGGAGGCGCGGATCTCGCTCCCGTACCTCTCGGCCGACGCCAAGGGCCCCAAGCACCTCGAGCGGACCCTTACCCGATCGAAGTTCGAGGCGATGATCTCCGACTACCTGGAGAAGACGATGCGGATCGTGGATGCCGCGCTCCAGGCGGCGAAGCTGGGCGACAAGGACATCGAACAGGTCGTCCTCGTCGGCGGATCGACCCGGATTCCGAAGGTCCAGGAACTCGTGGCCGCGAAGTTCGGCAAGGCGAAGGTGAACAAGGACATCAACCCCGACGAGGTGGTCGCCCTCGGCGCAGCGATCCAGGCCGCGGTGTTGGCGGGCGACATGCAATCCCTCGTCCTTCTCGACGTGACGCCGCTCACCCTGTCCATCGAAACCCTCGGTGGGGTGGCAACGCCGTTGATCGAGCGGAACACGACGATCCCGGTTGAGAAGACGAAGACGTTCACCACCGCCGATGACTTCCAGACCCAGGTCGAGATCCACGTTGTCCAGGGGGAACGCAAGATGGCGGCGGACAACAAGTCGCTCGGCCGGTTCCAGCTCACCGACCTTCCCCCCGCGCCGCGCGGGGTCCCCCAGATCGACGTCACGTTCCAGATCGACGCCGACGGGATTCTCAACGTGACGGCAAAGGACAAGGCGACGGGCAAGTCGGCGTCAATCGAGATCAGGGAGACGTCGCGGCTCACCGAGGCGGAGATCGAGCGGATGCGGAAGGACGCCGAGGAACACGCGGAAGAGGACCGGAGACGGGTCGAGGAGGTGGAGACCCGGAACCAGGCCGACGCCCTCGTCCACACGGTGGAGAAGACCGTGGGCGAGCTCGGGGACAAGGTGCCCGCGGCGAAACGCGGCGAGATCGAGGCGGCGATCCGGTCCCTTCGGGAGAAGCTCGACAGCCGCGCCGACGTGGGGGCGATTCGGGCGGGGATGGAGGAGCTGAAGCGTCTGGCCGGCGAAGTGGCTACGGCGGCGTACCAGGCGGCCGGGCAGACCACCCGCACCGACACCGGGCAGCCCGGCACGGGTGACTACATTCCCTACGACAAGGAGGATAAGGAGTAG